One Streptosporangium sp. NBC_01495 DNA window includes the following coding sequences:
- a CDS encoding LacI family DNA-binding transcriptional regulator, translating into MSPSTGQLGAGNGTGPGAGPGSGAGNGTARLADIAAQAGVSEATVSRVLNGKPGVSALTRQAVLTALDLMGYERPQRLRQRSNGLIGLVTPELDNPIFPAFAQAFEKTLTQHGYTPVLCTQLPGGAVEDEFTEILVERGVSGIIFVSGLHADITARSDRYTQLIGQGVPIVLLNGHAADVPAPFISPDDRAAARLAVQHLADLGHERIGLAVGPGRFVPVIRKIEGYRRAMSQLLGVTDVDELISHSLFSVEGGQVATAQLLARGCTGIVCASDLMALGAIRACRDRGLSVPGDVSVVGFDDSPLIAFTDPPLTTVRQPVQPMVTAAVHTLLEAVAGAPGQHSELIFQPELIVRGSTGSGPKIVR; encoded by the coding sequence ATGTCGCCTAGCACCGGCCAGCTCGGCGCCGGGAACGGCACCGGCCCTGGCGCCGGACCCGGATCCGGCGCCGGGAACGGCACCGCCAGGCTGGCCGACATCGCCGCGCAGGCCGGGGTGAGCGAGGCCACGGTCAGCCGGGTGCTCAACGGCAAGCCGGGCGTGTCCGCCCTCACCCGGCAGGCGGTGCTGACGGCTCTGGACCTGATGGGGTACGAGCGCCCGCAGCGGCTGCGCCAGCGCAGCAACGGGCTGATCGGCCTGGTCACCCCCGAGCTGGACAACCCCATCTTCCCGGCCTTCGCCCAGGCCTTCGAGAAGACGCTCACCCAGCACGGCTACACCCCGGTGCTCTGCACCCAGCTGCCCGGCGGGGCGGTCGAGGACGAGTTCACCGAGATCCTGGTGGAGCGCGGGGTCAGCGGCATCATCTTCGTCTCCGGGCTGCACGCGGACATCACCGCGCGCTCGGACCGCTACACCCAGCTGATCGGGCAGGGCGTGCCGATCGTCCTGCTCAACGGGCACGCCGCCGACGTGCCCGCCCCGTTCATCTCCCCGGACGACCGGGCCGCGGCCCGGCTGGCCGTCCAGCACCTGGCCGACCTCGGCCACGAGCGCATCGGTCTGGCCGTCGGCCCCGGCCGGTTCGTACCGGTGATCAGGAAGATCGAGGGCTACCGGCGGGCGATGTCCCAGCTGCTCGGTGTCACGGACGTCGACGAGCTGATCTCGCACTCGCTGTTCTCCGTGGAGGGCGGCCAGGTCGCGACGGCGCAGTTGCTGGCGCGCGGCTGCACGGGCATCGTGTGCGCCTCGGACCTGATGGCGCTGGGCGCGATCAGGGCCTGCCGCGACCGCGGGCTGTCGGTGCCGGGAGACGTGTCGGTGGTGGGGTTCGACGACTCGCCGCTGATCGCGTTCACCGACCCGCCGCTGACCACCGTGCGCCAGCCCGTGCAGCCGATGGTCACCGCCGCCGTGCACACCCTCCTGGAGGCCGTCGCGGGCGCGCCCGGCCAGCACTCCGAGCTGATCTTCCAGCCGGAACTCATCGTGCGGGGCTCGACGGGTTCCGGGCCCAAGATCGTTCGCTGA
- a CDS encoding FAD-dependent oxidoreductase: MKDVSGLPGSSDLSSSPGLSGSPRLPGSTGDPSRHETHAVTATPADRTARAAVVGAGPAGSLLAILLARRGHPVDVYDMRPDPRDGKGDGEGRSINLGLSARGIRALRHVGLWNALGDRLVPMRGRMIHRPGRPAAFQAYGTDPGEILHSVRRDELTTLLVERAAEHEGVRHLFGVRCTGVDRESGDLTLADAITGETRDARADFVVGADGAFSAVRAAMQRGLAADYRQEFLEWGYKELTIPAAPGGGSRVPLEALHVWPGEKALIVAHPNVDGSLTATLFLPHSGAPGFAELEGERDVTHFFLRVFPGMVDLVPDLAAQYAANPVGNLVTIRTSRWRHADRVVLAGDAAHAVYPFYGQGMNSALEDCLVLDGCLARHPGDRAAAFDEYQRLRRPHTDILADLSEQNFADLRDGTRSPLRLARRQADLALNRAFPTLWRPLYTMVSHTDMPYGEALRRAHRQDRVLRWSGAALAAGAALAAVRITSSPRRTSP; this comes from the coding sequence GTGAAGGACGTCTCCGGCTTACCCGGCTCATCCGACTTATCCAGTTCGCCAGGCTTATCCGGCTCACCTCGCCTACCCGGCTCAACCGGCGACCCGAGCCGCCACGAGACCCACGCCGTCACCGCCACCCCCGCCGACCGGACCGCACGGGCCGCGGTCGTCGGGGCGGGCCCGGCGGGATCGCTGCTCGCCATCCTCCTCGCCCGCCGCGGCCACCCGGTCGACGTCTACGACATGCGTCCCGACCCGCGCGACGGCAAGGGCGACGGCGAGGGACGCTCGATCAACCTGGGCCTGTCGGCCCGCGGCATCCGCGCCCTGCGGCACGTCGGCCTCTGGAACGCTCTCGGGGACAGGCTCGTGCCCATGCGGGGACGCATGATCCACCGTCCGGGCAGGCCGGCGGCCTTCCAGGCGTACGGCACCGACCCCGGGGAGATCCTCCACTCGGTCCGCAGGGACGAGCTGACCACCCTCCTCGTCGAGCGCGCCGCGGAACACGAGGGGGTCAGGCACCTCTTCGGCGTCCGCTGTACGGGAGTCGACCGCGAGAGCGGAGACCTGACCCTGGCCGACGCGATCACCGGGGAGACGCGCGACGCCCGCGCGGACTTCGTGGTCGGCGCCGACGGGGCGTTCTCCGCCGTACGCGCCGCCATGCAGCGCGGGCTCGCCGCCGACTACCGCCAGGAGTTCCTCGAATGGGGGTACAAGGAGCTCACGATCCCCGCGGCCCCCGGCGGCGGCTCCCGCGTCCCGCTGGAGGCGCTGCACGTCTGGCCCGGAGAGAAAGCCCTGATCGTCGCCCACCCCAACGTGGACGGCTCGCTGACCGCGACGCTCTTCCTGCCGCACTCCGGCGCCCCCGGCTTCGCCGAACTCGAAGGGGAGCGGGACGTCACCCACTTCTTCCTGCGGGTCTTCCCCGGCATGGTCGACCTCGTGCCCGACCTGGCCGCGCAGTACGCCGCCAACCCGGTCGGAAACCTGGTGACCATCCGCACCTCACGCTGGCGGCACGCCGACCGGGTGGTCCTGGCGGGCGACGCCGCCCACGCGGTCTACCCGTTCTACGGCCAGGGCATGAACTCGGCCCTGGAGGACTGCCTGGTGCTCGACGGCTGCCTCGCCCGGCACCCCGGCGACCGCGCGGCCGCGTTCGACGAGTATCAACGGCTGCGCAGACCGCACACCGACATCCTGGCCGACCTGTCCGAACAGAACTTCGCCGACCTGCGCGACGGCACCCGGTCACCGCTGCGGCTGGCCCGCAGGCAGGCCGACCTCGCGCTGAACCGCGCCTTCCCCACCCTGTGGCGACCGCTCTACACCATGGTCTCGCACACCGACATGCCATACGGCGAGGCGTTGCGCCGCGCCCACCGGCAGGACCGCGTGCTGCGCTGGTCGGGCGCGGCGCTGGCCGCGGGAGCCGCCCTGGCGGCCGTACGGATCACCTCTTCCCCGCGGAGGACGTCCCCGTGA
- a CDS encoding DUF6875 domain-containing protein: protein MIAHPGDPSLRLIEVADLDAPSPPPEVLAHGDALRAVVDWAETYLCRPHPDLGRNGPVCPYAQGSLSRGRFYLAVPEAGHRAAETVEDVVAAVEPYRAWFTALAPLDGPEAVFTTILLLLPGLGDRLALVDGAQDALKNAFVEEGLMIGEFHDGPPDKPGLWNPLLRPLAGPVPLLAIRHMVATDLPFLWGDPAHRRAYLTRFDGRVPAHLREIVMETIMEGAE, encoded by the coding sequence GTGATCGCGCACCCCGGCGACCCGTCGCTCCGCCTGATCGAGGTCGCGGACCTCGACGCCCCGTCACCGCCGCCCGAGGTCCTCGCCCACGGGGACGCGCTGCGGGCCGTCGTGGACTGGGCCGAGACCTACCTGTGCCGCCCCCACCCCGACCTCGGCCGCAACGGCCCGGTCTGCCCGTACGCCCAGGGCTCGCTGAGCAGGGGCAGGTTCTACCTCGCGGTGCCCGAGGCGGGCCACCGCGCCGCCGAGACCGTCGAGGACGTCGTCGCCGCGGTGGAGCCCTACCGGGCCTGGTTCACCGCGCTCGCGCCGCTGGACGGCCCCGAGGCCGTGTTCACCACCATCCTGCTGCTCCTTCCCGGCCTCGGCGACCGCCTGGCGCTCGTCGACGGCGCGCAGGACGCGCTGAAGAACGCCTTCGTCGAGGAGGGCCTGATGATCGGGGAGTTCCACGACGGGCCGCCCGACAAGCCGGGGCTGTGGAACCCGCTGCTGCGTCCCCTGGCCGGTCCCGTGCCGCTGCTCGCGATCCGCCACATGGTCGCCACGGACCTCCCCTTCCTGTGGGGGGACCCGGCCCACCGCCGCGCGTACCTGACCCGGTTCGACGGCCGGGTGCCCGCCCACCTGCGGGAGATCGTCATGGAGACCATCATGGAAGGGGCCGAGTGA
- a CDS encoding glycoside hydrolase family 13 protein, which yields MTELVRADRTAGTVTRWWRDAVIYQVYVRSFADGNGDGVGDLLGVRGRLPYLADLGVDAIWLTPFFTSPMADFGYDVADYRDVDPIFGSLADAGALIDDAHRHGLRVIVDVVPNHTSDRHAWFLEALAAPPGDPVRERYIFRRGRGAGGELPPNDWESVFGGPAWTRLPDGEWYLHLFASEQPDLNWENLEVHAEFESILRFWLDMGVDGFRVDVAHGMVKADGLPDVGHADQVRMIGTEVVPFFDQDGVHEIHRAWRKLLDSYPGERIGVAEAWAPSSRRLANYVRPDEMHQAFNFHFLVAPWEATAFRAVIQESLTTAGLVGAPCTWVLSNHDVKRHLTRYGGGELGLRRSRAAALLTLSLPGSAYVYQGEELGLPEVLDLPEEFLRDPQRLRNPDDGRDGCRVPLPWADGEPHFGFSLPGAGGTWLPMPSSWGPLSVASQLDDPVSTLNLYREALRIRRERRSFDDAPLTWLESPEGTLAFARGDGFACTVNLTGDPVELPALGRILLASAETAVEGGVVRLAPDSAVWWEPDVA from the coding sequence CCGGGCGGACCGTACTGCCGGAACCGTCACCCGATGGTGGCGCGACGCGGTGATCTACCAGGTCTACGTGCGCAGCTTCGCCGACGGAAACGGCGACGGCGTGGGGGACCTGCTCGGCGTGCGCGGCAGGCTCCCGTACCTGGCGGACCTCGGGGTCGACGCGATCTGGCTCACCCCGTTCTTCACCTCGCCGATGGCCGACTTCGGCTACGACGTGGCCGACTACCGGGACGTGGACCCGATCTTCGGGTCGCTGGCCGACGCCGGGGCGCTGATCGACGACGCGCACCGGCACGGCCTGCGGGTCATCGTGGACGTGGTGCCCAACCACACCTCCGACCGGCACGCCTGGTTCCTGGAGGCCCTGGCGGCGCCCCCCGGAGACCCCGTCAGGGAGCGCTACATCTTCCGCCGGGGCAGGGGTGCCGGAGGGGAGCTGCCGCCCAACGACTGGGAGTCGGTCTTCGGCGGCCCCGCGTGGACCCGGCTGCCCGATGGCGAGTGGTACCTCCACCTGTTCGCCTCCGAGCAGCCCGACCTGAACTGGGAGAACCTCGAGGTCCACGCGGAGTTCGAGTCGATCCTGCGATTCTGGCTGGACATGGGCGTGGACGGCTTCCGCGTCGACGTCGCCCACGGCATGGTCAAGGCGGACGGCCTGCCCGACGTCGGCCACGCCGACCAGGTCCGGATGATCGGCACCGAGGTGGTGCCGTTCTTCGACCAGGACGGCGTGCACGAGATCCACCGGGCCTGGCGCAAACTGCTCGACTCCTACCCCGGGGAGCGGATCGGCGTCGCCGAGGCGTGGGCGCCGTCCTCGCGGCGGCTGGCCAACTACGTCCGCCCCGACGAGATGCACCAGGCGTTCAACTTCCACTTCCTCGTCGCCCCCTGGGAGGCCACCGCGTTCCGCGCGGTCATCCAGGAGTCGCTGACGACGGCCGGGCTGGTCGGCGCGCCCTGCACCTGGGTGCTGTCCAACCACGACGTCAAGCGCCACCTCACCCGGTACGGCGGTGGCGAACTCGGCCTGCGCCGCTCCCGCGCCGCCGCCCTGCTGACGCTCTCCCTGCCCGGCTCGGCCTACGTCTACCAGGGGGAGGAGCTGGGACTGCCCGAGGTCCTCGACCTGCCGGAGGAGTTCCTGCGCGACCCGCAGCGCCTGCGCAACCCCGACGACGGCCGCGACGGCTGCCGGGTGCCGCTCCCGTGGGCCGACGGCGAGCCGCACTTCGGCTTCAGCCTGCCCGGCGCCGGGGGGACGTGGCTGCCCATGCCGTCCTCCTGGGGGCCGCTCAGCGTCGCGTCCCAGCTCGACGACCCGGTCTCCACGCTCAACCTCTACCGGGAGGCGCTGCGGATCAGGCGCGAGCGCCGCTCCTTCGACGACGCCCCGCTGACCTGGCTCGAATCCCCGGAAGGCACCCTGGCCTTCGCGAGGGGCGACGGGTTCGCCTGCACGGTCAACCTCACCGGCGACCCGGTGGAACTGCCCGCCCTCGGGCGGATCCTGCTGGCCAGCGCGGAGACGGCGGTCGAGGGCGGCGTGGTACGGCTCGCCCCCGACTCCGCCGTCTGGTGGGAACCCGATGTCGCCTAG